A DNA window from Vibrio sp. CDRSL-10 TSBA contains the following coding sequences:
- a CDS encoding ABC transporter ATP-binding protein, producing MTNTQTCGDAVQGLSADKLNIQIGALTLARDISFELKPGQVTAILGPNGTGKSTLLKTLFGDIKLDSGTIVHQQEALNLKRLSHWRERFGYMPQDIHLDVNLTVIEVVLLGRLDALSLRVDDHMLQGALEILQSMGLSHLANRDVRTLSGGQCQMILFAQALMRQPQILMLDEPVSALDLHHQHVLLEHLVNQTREQQYITLMVLHDLNLAAQYADNLLVLKQGELVACGHPKSILTSELVQDIYNVEATVISDENGIPFVRTLRSKKVA from the coding sequence ATGACGAATACACAAACCTGCGGTGATGCAGTGCAGGGGTTAAGCGCTGACAAACTGAATATTCAGATCGGTGCCTTGACTCTGGCTCGTGACATCAGTTTTGAACTCAAGCCCGGTCAGGTTACCGCCATTCTCGGACCGAACGGAACCGGCAAAAGTACGTTACTGAAAACCCTGTTTGGCGACATTAAACTCGATAGCGGCACGATTGTGCATCAGCAGGAAGCTCTTAATCTCAAACGTTTATCCCATTGGCGGGAACGTTTTGGCTATATGCCGCAAGACATTCATCTGGATGTCAACCTGACCGTGATTGAAGTCGTGCTGCTTGGCCGTCTTGATGCATTGAGTTTAAGAGTTGATGATCATATGCTGCAAGGTGCATTAGAAATTTTACAAAGCATGGGATTATCGCATCTGGCCAACCGCGATGTACGCACCTTAAGTGGTGGGCAGTGTCAGATGATTCTGTTTGCACAGGCATTGATGCGGCAACCACAGATTCTGATGCTGGATGAACCGGTCAGTGCGCTGGATTTACATCATCAGCATGTCCTGCTCGAGCACTTGGTGAATCAGACTCGTGAGCAGCAGTACATCACTTTAATGGTGTTGCATGATCTTAATCTTGCCGCTCAGTATGCCGATAATTTACTGGTTCTGAAACAGGGTGAGCTGGTGGCCTGCGGGCATCCTAAGTCCATTCTGACGTCTGAACTGGTGCAGGATATTTATAACGTTGAGGCCACGGTGATCAGTGATGAAAACGGCATTCCGTTTGTACGGACTCT
- a CDS encoding iron ABC transporter permease, whose translation MQTLLNNPMASPYTLGMAAAAGFGAAIMLYIGSLGMDSHYAVPIGAFLCCMLSACFLFALASMRHISSGQLILAGIALLFLFQSLLSLVQFVSSPELSQQILFWLFGSLSKATWSNLLITAVVVLGGFLLLMQDSWKLTALRLGEERAKSVGVNVTQLRLKILFIVAVMTATVTSFVGIIGFIGIVAPNIAKILVGEDQRFFLPLSFIIGAFLLSTASVLSKAIVPGALFPIGIVTAIIGVPFFFWLIVAKRG comes from the coding sequence ATGCAGACCTTGCTCAATAACCCGATGGCCAGTCCTTATACTCTGGGCATGGCGGCGGCGGCAGGTTTTGGTGCAGCCATCATGCTGTATATCGGCTCGCTTGGTATGGACAGTCACTACGCGGTGCCGATTGGTGCGTTTCTGTGCTGCATGTTGTCGGCGTGCTTTTTGTTTGCCTTGGCGTCGATGCGTCACATCAGCTCAGGGCAACTGATACTGGCCGGTATTGCCTTGCTGTTTTTGTTCCAGTCGCTGCTTTCTCTGGTGCAGTTTGTTTCTTCTCCGGAGCTGAGCCAGCAGATCCTGTTTTGGCTGTTTGGTAGCTTATCGAAAGCGACCTGGAGCAATCTGCTGATCACGGCGGTGGTTGTGCTGGGCGGTTTTTTGCTGTTGATGCAGGATTCATGGAAGCTGACTGCACTGCGTCTGGGAGAAGAGCGGGCGAAAAGTGTCGGTGTGAACGTGACTCAATTGCGCCTCAAGATTCTGTTTATTGTCGCAGTGATGACAGCAACCGTGACCAGTTTTGTCGGCATTATCGGTTTTATCGGTATCGTTGCGCCTAATATTGCCAAAATTCTGGTTGGTGAGGATCAACGTTTCTTCCTGCCGCTGTCGTTTATTATCGGTGCTTTCTTATTATCGACCGCATCGGTGCTGTCAAAAGCGATTGTGCCGGGGGCTCTGTTTCCAATCGGTATCGTGACTGCGATTATCGGTGTGCCGTTCTTCTTCTGGCTGATTGTGGCAAAACGAGGTTAA
- a CDS encoding ABC transporter substrate-binding protein: MKRLWLVLLMVVAPQVFAQVTTVTDVLGREVTLDLPAKRVVLGGYGEDYMAIGTEKAFDRVVGMSKGIWEKWRPANWAMYVAHRPSLQTLPDVGKVDTQTFSVEKVISLSPDLVLLAEWQYKGLGSDVERIEQAGIAVIVVDYNAQTVERHVQSTRIIGQITGQEERAEKIASDYKSMVDLITERLAKANLPKPSIYAEFGFPGTREYGYTFGKNMWGAMSEMAGGNNISKPFVEWWGHLNPEQVLAAQPDVVLITGYEFGGADDAMVIGQKRGSRDCNQTSARL, from the coding sequence ATGAAACGGCTTTGGTTAGTGCTGTTGATGGTGGTAGCACCACAGGTTTTTGCACAGGTAACGACGGTAACGGATGTTCTGGGCAGAGAAGTAACGCTGGACTTGCCGGCCAAACGCGTTGTACTGGGTGGTTATGGCGAAGATTACATGGCGATCGGTACTGAAAAAGCGTTTGACCGCGTGGTTGGTATGTCGAAAGGCATATGGGAAAAGTGGCGCCCGGCTAACTGGGCGATGTACGTTGCTCATCGTCCTTCACTGCAGACATTGCCTGATGTTGGTAAAGTCGATACTCAAACTTTTTCGGTCGAGAAAGTGATTAGCCTGAGCCCGGACCTGGTTCTGCTGGCGGAGTGGCAATACAAAGGGCTGGGCAGTGATGTCGAGCGTATTGAACAGGCGGGAATTGCGGTGATTGTGGTGGACTACAATGCGCAGACCGTTGAACGCCACGTGCAGAGCACGCGTATTATCGGCCAAATCACCGGTCAGGAAGAGCGGGCAGAGAAAATCGCCTCTGACTACAAGAGCATGGTCGACCTGATTACTGAGCGGCTGGCTAAAGCGAATTTGCCGAAGCCAAGCATCTATGCAGAATTCGGTTTCCCGGGTACCAGGGAATACGGTTATACCTTTGGTAAAAATATGTGGGGTGCCATGTCAGAGATGGCCGGAGGAAATAACATCTCCAAGCCGTTTGTCGAGTGGTGGGGACACCTCAACCCGGAGCAGGTGTTAGCGGCTCAGCCTGACGTGGTGCTGATCACCGGCTATGAATTCGGCGGTGCTGATGATGCCATGGTGATTGGCCAGAAACGTGGATCGAGAGACTGCAATCAAACATCTGCGCGGCTATAA